Below is a genomic region from Carassius auratus strain Wakin chromosome 2, ASM336829v1, whole genome shotgun sequence.
CTTCGCAAAACTTGACACTGCCAAGCACTAAAATGCCTGGCGGTCATGCAGGTTTTATAGTTACAtgaaagtgaataaatgatgacaaaataatcatttttggCTATCAGTCTTTAAAGTACCTACCACAGTCCTCTGGAATATGTCCATTCATTAGACCCAACTCCCATGCTCTCTTAATGAGAGGAAATGGATACTGCAAGGAGGAAATCAgagatgattatgattattattttacaaatctaaAAATATGTTAATGCAAAATGGTGGACATATGGATTTAAATAACCTACTTCACCACTTTTGTCATATGACGGGGCAGCTGGGACAATCTCCTCCCGTGCAAACTTTCTTGCCACCTCCTGGAACTCTTTCTGCTGGTCAGTTAGTTCTGTTAAATTGAGGAATAATGTGTTGGGACGTCGTAACAATGCTGtggtatttttaaaaatacaggatCATTATACACACCAAAGCTGAAGCCTCCATGAGCTTCTCTCGAGGCAGCAATAGCTGCTCTGGCACCGGCTTGAGGGCCAGTACTCTGAAACCTGCGTCCAGCCTGAAAACCTGCCCTCAAAACCTGTACACAATTACAGATCATTACACATTCCTGCACTGACACAACTGGTTTAAAGATTTACCACAGTGCAGATAAAGTCATTCTACAGTCATCAAGGAAATGTTCATTATTGGACTTaatcacttttattatttttttattgtacaaagtaaaataataataaaatcgtaTAAAGAATGAATGTTACAGTATAGCCTATTTATGCACAGTATGACAAGATGAGGTTAAGCACTTTTGTTTATAGGCAGGGTTACAGCAGTCAAAGTGAACCTACGAGCAGGGGAAGAGCTAAAACTTTCTCAACTCACCAATTCACGTTAACTCATCACATTTAGGATAACTACATAATCCCAGATGCAATGATTTTCTCACTAACACGCGTCTAGACTAGCTGTGGGAATTCCTAGCGCTAGGCTAGCTATCTCTTAATATGACATTGATAAAAATGGCAAGTATGTGCAAAATAAAAACCGTTTAACAATTACGTCGACAGAAATGCGtatttaccttatttaaaatCATCTTAGTGACAATGCTCAGATCCTTCAATGCCCTTACAGCGTTCACCTCACAGTAAACATGAAGGACCAACCAATCATCGGCCTCCGTTTTATCACGTGATTAAATACCGTCGTTCTAGTGACTTTTGCCCTACTTTTATTAtataacgtatatatatatatatatatatatttaatctgtttatccacatttgttgaaaaaaaagatCTCCTTGATAgacgtattatatatatatatatatatatatatatatatatatatatatatatatatatatatatatatatatatatatatatatatatatatatatatattattaatatttgtgacCCTGCCTGTGAACACCCAGctgattttttgtttgtgtgattTACTTTTTCTACATAAAATCATCCTTTATAAAGATCTAGAAGATTCTGTGAAAATGTACTTTGTAAGgccatgtcaaagattgaaatcaaagtgaaattaatggttgaaatcaaactttgattcttgttatctcataattagattttgagactttagcTTTGATTTCACAGACAGGAAATGTGTCCGAGGGTcaaattttgtataaataaatacaaataaaaatcttttgctTCAACCTACTTTTCTGTTTTACAATAAACATCCCACTGAagagaaattattaattaattcaaagaGTACAGTATactacttttaattaattaacgaacttgaaatatacaaaatatgtagGCTTATGAGGGCTTGAAAACTCTGAGGCCCAAtcgaatattatttaattattttaataatcctaATACTTATGTAAAAGGTAGGATTTTTTAAAGCAAACATCATGActtaaaataagaaagaaagaaaaacaaaaatatcaaataataagaaactccaaatataatttttatattagtgtataatatgttaataaccaaaatggaaataaaagatTTCGACATTTTCAGTGAacgttttattcagttttactctAATTTAACTAACAGGCAGTGTATCTATCCAGTAGGGGGGATGAGGTAAACACACATCCGCCCTTTAGACCCGTTTTATTCTACAGTCTATGGTGGAGATACATAGCTGTCTTGACAGATGCCAGTATCCGTGAGAAAGCTCTGGCGGGAGTAACAATGTTCAACTAACAGTGTCTAGACTGTTGTCGTACAGGTCGTTTATTACATCGGATCTCAGTAAAAGCGGCCAACCCGGGAATAAAGGGAAAGTCTCTGTGAGTGTAATGCTCGCTAACGGCCGAGCCGCTCTGTCGGTCTTGACACATCCTCAGCTAGCTCTCCGGATAAATTAAGTTAGCGCACTCAAACTTGAGCAGGAGATGTCTCGGGACGACAACCCTCACACCCTCCTGGGAAGGATACGgtttttaaacaaatgcattgaaTGTTTCCGAAAAAGTGAGCCTCTGCCGGAGTCCCTGTGTTACGTGCCGAAAGAGGTTTGCTACAAAATCTGTAAGGATTCGTCGTCGGGCTCCGCTTCCGCGTCCTCTTCAACAACTGGCAACTCCGGCGGCAAGAGTGTGGTGTCGGTGTGGGAAGGCCCACATCAGGCTCCACACAAGAAATTGTGCAAGTGTAACATCGAGCCTAAAAAAGGGACGTGTATACGGACAACGGGGCAAGAGTACTGCAACAGCCATGGCCTGTGGGTCAAAATAAGCAAGGTATGGATTATTTGTATGAGATGTTGTCGAGAACTGGTGTCAGGAGGGTTTTTTTGATTAATCTGCTGTATCATTACTGCTACCCGAATACAAGGGACTTCCTGGTCCGTGACGTCACGGCAGTAACATGTTGCTCTGTTTGTGGCTCTCAGAATGTTCCACTCTTCGGATCAATGGGCACGAGGCAGCCTATCTTGTGTTGTTTGTCACTGTGATTGTGTGATTCGTCTGTCCATCACAGGAGCAGCTGGAGGAGTATCGTCCTGGTCTGGACATAGAGGAGGGCTGGATCCTGGTGTGTAAACACACTGAAGGTGGAGACAGGCTTGTGCCAGTGGAGTCCCCTGAAACTATCAGCAGACAACAGCAGCTGTTTGGATATGACCACAAGCCTTGTAGCAGGTCTGTGTCACCCTCAGCCCAGCATTCTCCAATTCACTGATCCATGATGTACATACTTCATTTCATTGAATcgaaaaaagtttgaaaatctgtggttgttttgaaatgtaattcatCAAATGATCATTTAATAAAAGGAACAaggatttccacaaaaaatattaaacttttttcagtattcataataataagaaacggGGTTagacatcaaatcagcatattcagatgatttctgaaggatcatgttacactgacgactggagtaatgatgctgaaaattcagctttcccaaCCCAGGGTtaaattacaatctaaaatagatAACAGCTGTCTTAactttagaataaataaaagagGTGTTACCTTaagaccacaaaaccatttcctACTTTAAAGCAAATGCTAAAGTTTTTAGAAAAGCTTTTAATGCTCACCGGGATtgtatcaatcaatcaaaaataaaataaaacaatattattgtaaaatattattgcaatttaagctgctattaaaatttaattagGCAGTCTGACATATTCAGCTTCGTGTTTGAATTCACAATTACAAGATATTAAACTATTGATTGTAAATAACTGTATCCTGACAATTTATTGGATGTCAAGTACCAGAATTTTTCCTGAATTGCTTTGTAGGTGGGAGCAGGTGGTGGATGTGGAAAACTGCTTACACATGGGTGTCAAACCCAAGGTGGCAGAGCCGGACGAGGGCGCTGTTCGAAAGCTGAGGTGAGTGGATGCTTTGACAGAAATTTACAGGTACAAATTTTCTGCGTGTTTGAACCATATGACTTGTATTTTTGGCGAACAAGAGTCtaattaatatattgtaatattaataagcagtaaagcaggtttataatttttcttcattGTAGCAGAGGTGTATCTAACTGATTGCATGTACagtatgaattgcattttataaattaaCCAGGAAAAAATGATGTTATTGACCTGGCTCTGCCTAATCCTTTGATAGACTGCATGCAACCTCTGTTTTCTAGGTATGTACCTCCTACATGGACATTTGAATGCGATGAGGACCTTGTACACTACTTCTATGACCAAATTGGGAAAGAAGATGAAAACCTTGGCAGTGTGAAGCAGTGCGTGACTAGCATTGATGTTTCTTCTAGTTCGGTATGTGTGGGCTTAGTATTGTTCTACGTTATAGTGAAGAGCAGAGAGCCGTGAACACATCAGGTGTTCTGGACTAGTAAGTGAGTTTTCCTGTTTGAAGGAGGACCCCAGTGGTGGTGCAAGCTGCCTGACAGATGGAGACACTGAGACATACTGGGAAAGCGATGGCATGCAGGGACAGCACTGGATCCGGCTGCACATGAAGAGGGGCACTGTGGTCAAGTAAGGAGAACTGATCTGCTAGCCACTCTAATTATCATGGACTTTGTTCACAATGCACCAAATCCGACCTTTGGGACTGACTGTCTGAACTTTCATTCTGTAAGTGATAAAATGAGAACAATGTTTCTACGTCATTGTATGAAATCGTTCAGATTTTAGGGCATTTCATGCCATTTGATCTGTCTTTTGCTCATCAGACTACAGAAAACTAAACCGATTTGAGTCTGATTGAAAAAAGCTGATCATaaacaacataaattattattttctctttctttagcAAACTGATATTAACAGTGGACTCAACAGATGATAACTACATGCCCAAAAGAGTGACTGTTTATGGTGGAGAGGGAGACAATCTCAAGAAATACAGTGACGTAACAATAGATGAGTAAGtcgctttttattatttaagcttAACAAACTTTTTGGGTGCAATATTTTGTCTGGAAAatgtttttcttctaaaataaatgtcactttgatattttgttatctaatgtaATAAGattcatgcatatttttttattactaattacTTTCTGGGGGGGCCAAATACCAGAAGAACTATtttcaagttatatatatatgtaaaggtTATATAAGATTCTGAATATTTGCAACAGCATGGTTTATTTCTGTCACAGCAACTTAATTGGAGAGGTTTGTGTTCTGGAGGACATGACATCCCATTTGCCTGTTATAGAGATCAGAATCGAGGAATGTCGAGGTAAGGTTTATCTGACATGacggggtgtcaaactcaattcctggagggctggagccctacagagtttagattcaactctaattaaacacacctgatccaactaatcaagtacTTCATGCTCAGTTGTAAACTACATTGTATGTGTAATGGAGCAAAACACTGCAAGGCTCCggtcctccaggaattgagtttgacagcCCTGTGACATCACATGCACGCTGTCATCTGAAAGAGAAAGTCATCTTGATTTATAATGTTTCTTTtctataattacattttgctgtagATGAGGGAATTGATGTACGGATCAGGGGTCTAAAGATCAAATCATCCTGCGAGCGTGACTTGGGCCTGAATGCAGACGTGTTCCAGTCTCCCAACCTAGTGCGCTACCCGAGGTTGGAGGGCACACTGCCTGATGTCCTTTATCACCGGGCACTGGTCATTCAGAGGTAACACCCACCAATGTCTGACATAATAAGGTCTGTTACGTGAGCTTTTGGCAGCTCTtagtggtgttgtttttttttttgtgtgtgtgtctgtaggttCATTACACTCCTGGACAGTCTGTTGCCTCATATGGTGCCTGCATGGGACTACAGCCTTGGAACATTCAACCAGATCAAAGTTAGTACTCTTATCTTGGGCAAATTTATCTTGTGCCATTCTACACCTTCAGTGAAAAGTTTGCGTCTATGTGTACGTGTTGTCCTTCATCTTTCCCATCAGTCACTTAAATGATCAAGATGAAGTTTGCACTTTCTGCCCTAATTTGTGCCCCCCCCAAAATATTCTGTTTCCTCAAACTGTGTTCTGCCCTTTAGAGCGTAAAGCAGTTCCTGTTGTTGTCAAAGCGTCGCTCTGCCCTCATCACCCAGTGCCTGAAGGACTCTGAGACCAGTAAGCCTAACTTCATGCCCCGCCTTTACATCAACCGTCGCCTTGCCATGGAGCACCGTGACAATCCCACTCTGGACCCCACATGCAAAAATGCTGTCTTCACTCAGGTAGTACTCAAAACAAGTGTCAATACCCTTGCAAAATTAATTGTTCTGTGGTTGCGTCAAACCGTTCGAAAGTTGGtgtcaaataaaaaatttttttaagaaatgaatgctGCATTGTTCAGAAAGAacacataaaattgatcaaaacatttaaatgtattacacagtacatttaaattttaaatgctgttctctCTATTCACCACACAATTCTGAAAAATGATGTCCAcacaaatataaagcagcacaactgttttcaatattgatcgtaataagaaatgtttcttgagcaccaaatcagcacattagaatcatttctgaaagatcatgtgacaatctAGCCTTGTCAACACAggaatattacaatattttcagTAAgataagtcattttaaattgtgatcatatttcacaatattatagttttttgcataaatacagccttggtaagcttaagacatttaaacaaaaaaataataacaatcttCTTGACCACTACCATTTGAAGTGTAACAATGTACAGTGAATACTCCAATGTTTATGCAGGTTTATGAGGGTCTGAAGCCGTCTGACAAGTATGAAAAGACTCTGGACTACAGGtagtttttttattgcatctaTTCTTTTTAAATAGCCAAAATGCGCTATAACATACTAATTATGATTGTGAAACCAATGATACcaatatttttctctttcttacaGGTGGCCAGCACGATATGACCAATGGTGGGAGTGTAAATTCATTGCAGAAGGCATCATCGATCAAGGTCATATAGAGATAAGCATCCTCACACCCACTCAATAAAACACAGTATCCTCACCTGAGATCTCCGTCTTGTAGGTGGTGGTTTTCGAGACAGCCTGGCAGACATGTCTGAAGAACTTTGTCCCAGCTCATCCGAGTGCCCCATGCCACTTCCATTCTTCACGAGAACTTCTAACCAGGTAACAACTAACTTGACTGATGCAGTCGTTTTCTTTCTATAGTCCATAAGAGTTGACTCTAATGGAACTGACGATGTAGTTGTTCACTTATCATTATATAATGATTAAACTGTTTTTGGATCAGGGGGCTGGAGAGGCCAGAGACTTCTATGTGCCAAATCCTTCATGCCGAGAATTCCACAAGTTGGAGTGGATTGGGCAACTAATGGGCGCAGCTCTGCGTGGAAAAGACTTTCTGGTCAGTGCTGGTCTTGTGGTGTAATTGCAGTGGGACTTAGTGTTAATCGATCGTTCTGTAAAGAATATGCTTTCATAATATTCATCGTTTAGGTTCTGGCTTTACCAGGGCTGGTGTGGAAGCAGCTGATTGGAGAAGCGGTCAGCTGGACCAAAGACTTTCCTGCAGTAGATTCGGTGATGGTAAGAAGCCAAAATATCTCTCCCTCAGTCTTAACTTTGCATCTTGATGCTGACCACTCTTTTGCCAGAGGAGAACTAGTCAGTTGATAGagccttttattttttcttcgTTTCTGTTACCTAATGGAGTTTGAGTTCTTTGCCACTGTCTTctttggcttgtttagttgggttttaaaagacaattattatagttttattatcaATTTGACTGTTCTGACACTTATAAGTTGAGAATAAAACTTTAACCGAATTGAACGGAATTATGACACTTGTCTTCTGTAGAGATTTGTATTGAATAAAGcgctatatgaataaaggtgacttgttTACATGTTTGGTTTGATTTCTTAGGTGAAGCTGTTGGAGGCTATGGAGCATATGGACAAGGAGACATTTGACTTTAAGTTTGGCCAGGAGCTTGTGTACACCACACCCCTGAGTGACGGCCGGCTGGTGGAGCTGATCCCAGGAGGCAGTGGAGTGGTGGTCCGATATGAAGACCGCATGGAGTTCATCCGCTTGGTTCAGAAATCCAGACTAGAAGAGAGCAGAGAACAGGTAATACTACACTACAGAGTGTATTGAAACTATTATAATTGGGAttaacagaaaaaacaacaacattctttTTGAAGACATACTAAGCAtatggtttgttttttgttttttcggtCATTCAGTAAAATTCTGTGCTGTGTTTCTGCACCACAGATTGCTGCCATGCAGGCAGGACTGGTGAAAGTGGTGCCGCAAGCTGTGCTTGATCTCCTGACATGGCAAGAAGTGGAGAAGAAAGTGTGTGGAGACCCAGAGATCACAGTGGAGGCCCTTAAACGCCTCAGTGAGTTATAGAACAGCTGTGACATGAGCATTAAATAATTGATGTTCTCTGCTTCAGGCACTGGAGCGAACAGTGgatgaaactgaaaatattacaGCTCTGTACACAAGTCATTCTCAGCTTGTTTTACTTTAGGTCCCGAATTTCAAGAGGCACATTTCCAAAAGAATTAGTTTTGATAGAATTTTATGTCAATGTTTGCTAATATAGTGCATGTATActaatataaagtgtttttctatTTATCAGCACGATATGAAGACTTAGAACAAACAGATGTCAGAGTGCAGTACTTATGGGAAGCCCTGATGAACTTTACCAATGGTTAGTAACTTAAGGATGCTTGGTGTACATGAAATAGCTGTTTCTAGTAATTTGcaaaattaagtatttaattttCCCATGTTTATTTCCACTTTAACCAGAGGATCGCAGCAGGTTTTTGAGGTTTGTGACTGGCAGAAGTCGTCTTCCTGCTCCAATTTACATCTTCCCAGACAAACAAGGGTAAGTTATGGAGAAAATAACACTGAGATCACATACATTTTGGTTGTGGTCTAAATAAACcttaaacaaaagcatttttgtcTAGATCTGAAACCACAGATGCACTTCCTCAATCTTCTACATGTTCCAGCACCCTTTATCTACCCAAATACCAAAGGTgtgattatttaatataatatgtgtAAGAAATTGGTCTTTCTGATGCATAATAACTCAAAATGTTTTCACCTCTTTTTGACTGCATTGTAATGGTGTTTAATCCGCAGTGCTAAAGTTTGTGAAGAGAAGCTTCGCTATGCTGCATATAACTGTGTGGCCATCGATACAGACATGAGCCCTTGGGAGGAGTGACCTGATTTTGCCATGTTTACGAATTTTACACACCGGGATTTTGGCATAAATTAACTGTAGCCTCCAGCACCGTGCACATGACCATGACTACAATATTGCCAATTACATCTGTGaggtataaataaatatgttataaacaGTACCTGGTTTGCAGTTCTTTCAAATTTATGGCCATAAAGTCTGAGACCACTCaggaacatttttatttagtaggTTTCAGCATTGATAGAAttctatcaatattattaatatattaagatttcagcataatataatgatttctgaagtatcgtgtgacactgaagactggagtaatggtgctgcaAATTCGGCTTTgcctcacagaaataaattatatttcaaagtatataaaacattttatcaaataaatgcaggcttgatgcaAGAGTCCATGAACTTCAAGATCCATCATGATCCAACACTtgatccaaagagcatcttgtgcTTCAGTTC
It encodes:
- the LOC113117384 gene encoding E3 ubiquitin-protein ligase HECTD3-like, which produces MSRDDNPHTLLGRIRFLNKCIECFRKSEPLPESLCYVPKEVCYKICKDSSSGSASASSSTTGNSGGKSVVSVWEGPHQAPHKKLCKCNIEPKKGTCIRTTGQEYCNSHGLWVKISKEQLEEYRPGLDIEEGWILVCKHTEGGDRLVPVESPETISRQQQLFGYDHKPCSRWEQVVDVENCLHMGVKPKVAEPDEGAVRKLRYVPPTWTFECDEDLVHYFYDQIGKEDENLGSVKQCVTSIDVSSSSEDPSGGASCLTDGDTETYWESDGMQGQHWIRLHMKRGTVVNKLILTVDSTDDNYMPKRVTVYGGEGDNLKKYSDVTIDDNLIGEVCVLEDMTSHLPVIEIRIEECRDEGIDVRIRGLKIKSSCERDLGLNADVFQSPNLVRYPRLEGTLPDVLYHRALVIQRFITLLDSLLPHMVPAWDYSLGTFNQIKSVKQFLLLSKRRSALITQCLKDSETSKPNFMPRLYINRRLAMEHRDNPTLDPTCKNAVFTQVYEGLKPSDKYEKTLDYRWPARYDQWWECKFIAEGIIDQGGGFRDSLADMSEELCPSSSECPMPLPFFTRTSNQGAGEARDFYVPNPSCREFHKLEWIGQLMGAALRGKDFLVLALPGLVWKQLIGEAVSWTKDFPAVDSVMVKLLEAMEHMDKETFDFKFGQELVYTTPLSDGRLVELIPGGSGVVVRYEDRMEFIRLVQKSRLEESREQIAAMQAGLVKVVPQAVLDLLTWQEVEKKVCGDPEITVEALKRLTRYEDLEQTDVRVQYLWEALMNFTNEDRSRFLRFVTGRSRLPAPIYIFPDKQGSETTDALPQSSTCSSTLYLPKYQSAKVCEEKLRYAAYNCVAIDTDMSPWEE